The following coding sequences are from one Candidatus Polarisedimenticolaceae bacterium window:
- a CDS encoding acyl-CoA dehydrogenase family protein, which produces MDSRIPALTQITDEEALFRDAVREFAAGEIAPRVQAMDAAGRYDDDLLPKLFEMGLMGIDVPEEYGGAGGTFFQSILAVEEISKVDAAVGVLVDVQNTLFNNAVSRLGTPAQKERFLRRAATDTVVSYALSEAGSGSDAFALACRATQDADGWVLDGHKLWITNAGEAGQFLVFATVDPSKGYKGITAFLVERSDPGFSLGKREDKLGIKASSTCEIVFDRCRIPGDRVLGEIGKGYKIAIETLNEGRIGIGAQMVGLAQGALDCAIRYAKERQQFGRPIAEFQAVQHLLAGLAARIHAARLTVYNAARLRDAGEPFMTEAAMAKLLASEVAEQSASAAVEVYGGNGYTHEYPVEKYYRDCKIGKIYEGTTFMQLNTIAKAILA; this is translated from the coding sequence ATGGATTCCCGCATCCCCGCCCTGACGCAGATCACCGACGAAGAAGCCCTGTTCCGCGACGCCGTGCGCGAGTTCGCCGCCGGGGAGATCGCCCCGCGCGTGCAGGCGATGGACGCCGCCGGGAGATACGACGACGACCTCCTCCCCAAACTCTTCGAGATGGGGCTGATGGGGATCGACGTCCCCGAGGAATACGGCGGCGCCGGCGGGACTTTCTTCCAGTCGATCCTCGCGGTCGAGGAGATCTCGAAGGTCGACGCCGCGGTCGGGGTGCTCGTCGACGTCCAGAACACCCTCTTCAACAACGCCGTCTCCCGTCTCGGCACCCCGGCGCAGAAGGAACGTTTCCTCCGGCGCGCGGCGACCGACACGGTCGTCTCCTACGCGCTCAGCGAGGCGGGCTCGGGATCGGACGCGTTCGCGCTCGCCTGCCGCGCGACGCAGGACGCCGACGGATGGGTCCTCGACGGCCACAAGCTCTGGATCACGAACGCGGGCGAGGCGGGGCAGTTCCTCGTCTTCGCCACCGTGGATCCGTCGAAGGGGTACAAGGGGATCACCGCCTTCCTCGTCGAGAGGAGCGATCCCGGCTTCTCGCTCGGCAAGCGCGAGGACAAGCTCGGGATCAAGGCGTCCTCGACGTGCGAGATCGTCTTCGACCGCTGCCGGATCCCCGGCGACCGCGTCCTCGGCGAGATCGGCAAGGGGTACAAGATCGCGATCGAGACCCTGAACGAGGGACGGATCGGGATCGGAGCGCAGATGGTCGGCCTCGCGCAGGGAGCGCTCGACTGCGCCATCCGCTACGCGAAGGAGCGGCAGCAGTTCGGCCGGCCGATCGCGGAGTTCCAGGCGGTCCAGCACCTTCTCGCGGGGCTCGCCGCACGCATCCACGCCGCGCGCCTCACCGTCTACAACGCGGCGCGCCTTCGCGATGCCGGAGAGCCGTTCATGACCGAGGCCGCGATGGCCAAGCTCCTCGCCTCCGAGGTCGCCGAGCAGTCGGCGTCGGCGGCGGTCGAGGTGTACGGCGGCAACGGCTACACCCACGAGTACCCGGTCGAGAAGTACTACCGCGACTGCAAGATCGGGAAGATCTACGAAGGCACGACCTTCATGCAGCTCAACACGATCGCCAAGGCGATCCTGGCCTAG